The genomic interval GGCAGACCCCGGACCCGGCGACCGGGGCACGGGCGCCGCCGCTGTACCAGACCACCTCGTACGTCTTCGAGGACGCCGAAGACGCGGCCGCGCAGTTCGCCCTCGAGAAGCCGGGCTACATCTACTCCCGGCTCATGAACCCGACGGTCGAGACGCTCCAGGAGCGCCTCGCCGCCCTCGAAGGCGGCGTCGGTGCCGTCGCGACGGCCTCCGGGATGGCCGCGCTCGACCTCACCACCTTCCTGCTGGCCGAGGCCGGCGACAACATCGTGACCGCATCCTCGCTGTACGGCGGCACCTACACGTACCTCACCCACTCCGTCGAGCGGCGCGGCATCTCGACCCGGTTCGTCGAGACGCTCGACTACGACGCGTACGCCGAGGCCATCGACGAGGACACCGCCTACGTCCACCTGGAGACCATCGGGAACCCCGCGCTCGACACGCCGGACATCCAGCGAATCGCGGACGTCGCCCACGAGCACGACGTGCCGCTGCTCGTCGACAACACGTTCGCCACGCCGGCGCTCTGCCGGCCGCTCGAACACGGTGCCGACCTGGTGTGGAACTCCACGACGAAGTGGCTCCACGGCTCGGGGACGACCATCGGCGGAATCGTCGTCGACGGCGGCTCGTTCCCGTGGGCCGACCACGCCGAGAAGTACCCCGAAATCGCCCAGGACAACCCCGCGTACCACGGCGTCAACTTCGCGGAGACGTTCGGCGAGGCGGCGTTCACCTACGCGGGCATCGCTCGCGGCCTGCGCGACCTGGGCAACCAGCAGTCACCCTTCGACGCCTGGCAGACCATTCAGGGGCTGGAGACGCTCCCGCTCCGGATGGAGCGTCACTGCGAGAACGCGATGGTCGTCGCCGAGTTCCTCGAGGCACACGACGCCGTCTCGTGGGTGAACTACCCCGGCCTCGACTCCCACCCGACCCACGACAACGCGAGTACGTATCTGGACGGCGGCTACGGTGGGATGATCACGTTCGGTCTGGCGGGCGGGTACGACGCCGCCCGGCAGACGGTCGAGTCGACCGACCTCGCGAGCATGCTCGCCAACGTCGGCGACTCCAAGACGCTCATCATCCACCCAGCAAGCACCACCCACCAGCAGCTCACCGACGAGGAGAAGGAGGCCTCGGGCGTGACCGACGACCTCGTGCGCCTCTCGGTCGGCATCGAGGACCCCGGCGCGATCATCGACGACCTCGAGAAGGCCATCGACGCGGCGACCTGAACGCGTCGACCCCTCGCTCGCGGTGTTCGACGCCGTCGCTCTCGGTTCGGTGACTTCCGAGACCGCATCGCAGTCGCTCGTCGGTAGTAGAGACAGACGGGGTAGGTCTGGCAGCGTGAACTACACGTGCAGACCACGTGAGTCGAAAGGTTGCCGACCAGACCGTGCCGTCTGCTCCTCCCTACCAGCCATCGCTACAAAACCCCTCCGATGCCCGGATTCGATGCATGGGGCGAGAGTCGGGCGCAGTCGACACGCGGTGTCGGCGAGCGACCGCGCAGACTCGAGACCGGTAGCTCGGCTCTCGTGAACGTCCCGGTCAGCGCCGACTCACCGCTGGGCGCGGTAGCGTTCGTTGAGCAGGTCGACCGTGCGGTCGACGTGCCCCTCCGGGACGTAGACGAACGGGATGGAGCGGTCGAACGCGCGGTCCCCGTAGAGGCCGTACTCGCCGACCGACTGGGTCCGGCCGTTGTGCGCCAGCGGGATGTCCTTCAGTTCGGCGGGTTCGTACTCCGGGACGTACGAGCGTTCGATCCACACCTCGTAGAGCGGGACGTCGAGCTCCGCGGCGAGGTGGCGTTCGAGGTCGTCGTCGTTCGCCAGCAGCCAGCGCGTGTAGTCG from Halomarina salina carries:
- a CDS encoding O-acetylhomoserine aminocarboxypropyltransferase/cysteine synthase family protein — translated: MSDDTNDRRIATDSLHAGQTPDPATGARAPPLYQTTSYVFEDAEDAAAQFALEKPGYIYSRLMNPTVETLQERLAALEGGVGAVATASGMAALDLTTFLLAEAGDNIVTASSLYGGTYTYLTHSVERRGISTRFVETLDYDAYAEAIDEDTAYVHLETIGNPALDTPDIQRIADVAHEHDVPLLVDNTFATPALCRPLEHGADLVWNSTTKWLHGSGTTIGGIVVDGGSFPWADHAEKYPEIAQDNPAYHGVNFAETFGEAAFTYAGIARGLRDLGNQQSPFDAWQTIQGLETLPLRMERHCENAMVVAEFLEAHDAVSWVNYPGLDSHPTHDNASTYLDGGYGGMITFGLAGGYDAARQTVESTDLASMLANVGDSKTLIIHPASTTHQQLTDEEKEASGVTDDLVRLSVGIEDPGAIIDDLEKAIDAAT